The genome window CCCCGGGACGTGGTAGCGCTCGTAGGCGGCCCGTGCTTCCTGCTCGCTGAGCGTGTTGGCGAACGCGTAGCGGAACTGCGGGAACGTCAGGCCGACGGCCTTGTTGCGGTTGGCCGGGTTGCGCAGTAGCGGCCAGGCCGAGCGAAGCGTGGACAGCGGGAGCGGCAGGACGCCCTTGACCCCGGCGGAGTCGATGGCCACGCCCGCGGCACCCAGCCCGCGGTCGAGCAGGAGCTGGACGATCGCTCCACCGAAGGAGTGTCCGATCAGGATGGGCGGCCGGTCCAGGGTCCGGATCACCTGCTCGTACTGGTCCACGATTTCTCGCAGGCCGACACCTGCGATCGGTGAAGGATCTGCTCGGAGGTCCTCGACCTCCTTCTCGACCCCGGGCCACGCCGGAGCGATCACCTGGAGGCCCTGGGCGCTGTAGCGCTCCACCCAGTGCTCCCAGCTGCGCGGGGTCATCCAAAGGCCGTGGACGAGGACGATCGCGGGCACGTCGTGCTCGTGGGTGAATGTCATGCCGGCTCCGGGAGAGAGAACGTTCTTTCTACCAGCGAGGCTAAGCACGTCCGACAGTCGAAGTCAAGCGATGCAGGAGCGCAGTCGTGAACGCAGGTCGACCGGGTGACCAGCGCGTCAGCAAAAAATCCGGAGCCCTTCCTGGCCGACAGAGCGGAATGCCGCGCGCTTTCGTGAAGGCGGTCGATCGACGGGAGACGCCGCCCGGACTCGGAGCCACCAGCAGGTGGCTCCGCCGGCCGAGCGCGTCGCGAGCAGGTCGCGGCCGGCGCAGCCGCGGTCGGCCACCGTCGATTTCAATACCGGCCCGATCAGGACGGTCGGGTTATTCCGTTCAGGCGGACGACGACCATGGCGATGTCGTCCTTGGCGCCGCCGGTGAGGTCGAGGCGGGCGAGGAGGGCGTCGGCGAGGTGCTCCGCGCCGAAATCGGTGCAGGTGGCGAGCGTGGAGGTCAGGCGGGTCAGGCCTGCGTCGATGTCCTCACCGCGGCGTTCGATCAGGCCGTCGGTGTAGAGGATGAGGGTGTCGCCGGGAGCGTAGGTCGTGGTGGCCTGGGGGCGGGGGACGTGTTCGGGGCGGGCACCCAGCGGTGGGTCGGTCGCCTGGTCGAGCAGCTCGAAGGTGCCGTCCGGGTGCAGCAGGACGGGCGGAGGGTGGCCGGCGCTGCTGTAGATGAGCAGATGGCTGTGGCGGTCGACGACGACCTGGACGGCGGTGGCGGCCATTGCTCCGTCGATAGAGCGCGCGTACAGCCCCAGGACCTCCAGGGCCTGTGCAGGACCGTGGACGGTGCGGATGGCGGCACTCAGCGCGCTGCGGAGCATTCCCATGACGGTGGCGGCCATCAGCCCATGGCCGACCACATCACCGACCGCCACAGTGAAGCGGTCCCCGGGCAGGTCGACCGCGTCGTACCAGTCGCCGCACACATTCAGTGACCCGGCCGCCGGCAGGTACCGCACGGCGACGTCCGGGTGCCGGGCCAGATCCGGGGAGTGGAGCATGGCTTCTTGCAGGGCGACGGCGATGCGCCGTTCACGGGCGTGGGCCTGCCGCAGTTCCTCGTTGAGCCGCTGCAGTTGCCGCGCCCGGGCGTACAGCTCGGCTTCCATGGCCGCTTCCCGGCCGGGGCTGACCGACGGCAGGTGCGCCGTGCGGCGGGCGCGGACGACATCGGTCATGTCCTCGGACCGGTGGATGATCCAGGCGACCTTTCCGTCCGGGCCGAGGACGGGCACGTTGATCGCGGTCCACCATCGCTCCTTGAACACCTCGGGGTTGTCGGCGACCGGGATGTCGTACTTCTGCAACGCCATGTGATCGGTCTGGCCCGAGGACAGGACACGGTGCAGTGAGGCTTTCAGCGTCGCCACCCCGTCGGCTTCCGGGTCGGCCGGGTTGTCCGGGAAGGTGTCGAAGAGGTACTGCCCGAGCAGCTCCACCCGGCTCCGTCCGGTCACCTCGCAGAAGGCCGGGTTGGCGTCGGCGATCACCAGGTCCGTGCCGAGCACCAGGCACGGGCTCGGGAGGGCGGTGAACACCGCCGTGTAGTCGATCTCCGGTGCCGCCACGCGCTTTCCCTGTGAGTTGCTCCTTCTTCAATTTACGAAATGCCCGGCCCCCGCGCCTGCCGGGCGTACTCATGGGCAGTGGGTGGCGGCTGTGTACGCTCATCCGGCGCGTGATCGGAATCTCCCTCGTTGTGGTCTGTGGTGACGGGAGTGAACGACGGCTCAGGCCCACGGTGACGCGCTCGCCCCGCCCCACGACGTGGGCCGGCCCTTCTACGGGAGCGCCCGAATCGGCTGCACGCTGCGCATCCGGACCGAAGCCGACATCGCCCGACGCCCGGGATCCCGGCGGGGCGCGGGCGGACCTGGCAACTCCACGCCGGCGGCGGAACGTAAGCTGCCGCCATGACCGAGATCCAGGCCGTAACGCCCCATGAAGCCTTCGAGCTGCTGCTGGCCGGTAACCAGCGGTTCGTCGCGGGTGCCCCGGAGCACCCGAACCAGGACGCCACCCGCCGCACTGAGGTGGCTCCGTCCCAGCGGCCGTTCGCCGTGCTGTTCGGGTGCTCCGACTCCCGCCTGGCCGCAGAGATCATCTTCGATCGCGGTCTGGGCGATCTCTTCGTGGTGCGCACCGCCGGCCACGTCATGGGCCCGGAAGTGATCGGCAGCATCGAGTACGGCGTCGACGTGCTGGACTGCCCGTTGGTCGTGGTCCTCGGTCACGACTCGTGCGGCGCGGTCGGCGCGGCGTGCGCCGCGCTGGAGGACGGCATGGCGCCGGCCGGTTACATTCGGGACGTCGTTGAGCGAGTCACTCCCAGCGTGCTGGCAGCCAGGGCCGCCGGACGCATGAGGGCCGACGAGATCCTCGCCGAGCACATAAGGCACACCGTCGACCTGCTGCTGGACCGCTCCCGCCTCTTGGCCGAGCGGGTCGGCGCCGGTGAGGCCGCCGTCGTGGGCCTGTGCTACAGCCTGGCCGACGGCACCGCACGCCTCGTCGCGGCCCGCGGCCTGGACACGCCCGTCGCCTCGGCGCCGTAAGGATCAGGCAAGGTCACGAGCTTGCAGCGGTGGCCGCTGAGCACTTCGCCGACCCTGTCCGGCGCCACGGTCGCACACGGCGTGGGCGATGTCGTCGGACACGGCGTCCGAGCCTCGGCCACCATGAGGCGCCTCCCTACCGCTGTCCTCACACTCGCTGAGGTCGACGATCCGCCCGACGAGCTGCTCACGCAGCTTGACAACCTCGTCCTGCGCCTCGACCGCGCGGCGGGCCCGGCCTCCCACGAGCCCGACGCCCACGTCCCGGTCGGCGGTCTCGACGAGGCCGTCGGCGAACAGGGCGATCAGGCTGCCTTCGAGAGCGGGTGTCGGCACCGTTGCGCCGGACTTCCTGAAAGACGGCCCCGGCCAGCCGGTCATCGGCCACACGGGGCACTTTCCCCGATGACGTCTTCGGCGCCCGTTCCGTGAACGGAAGCGGTAGGCCGTCCGCGAATGGCGCCTGGGCGGCTGCGATCGGAGATATCTAGGCTGACACTGATACGGAAGGGGCGGTGCCATGGATGCCGAGTCCCGGATCAGAGCCGCGATCGAGGAGCATTGGCGGGCTTCGGAACGAGGAGACATCGAGTCCGAGCATGCGATCTACGCTGCGGACGCGATGCTGGACTATCCGCAGTCGGATGAGCGTTTCCGGGGCCGCGAGACGATCGCGGCGCAACGCGGCGGGCACCCGGCCGACCGGCAGCGATATGGGTGAGCGAATGCGTCATCATTTACGACGGTGCGCCTTCGTACTCGGTGAGCGTCATGGAATTCGCCGGCCAGCAGGTCGTGCACGAGACGCAGTACTTCGCCGGTCCTTTCGGCGCGCCCGCGTGGCGGGCCGCGCTGGCAGAGTCGATGCCGGGGCGGACTGTCCGGGAGACCTGATTCGGCCTTGTCCGGCACGGTCGGCCTGTCGGGTTTCGGCGATTGCCTGAGCTCGCCGAATACTCACAATGCGTCAGGCGCGCTTGCCGTCACTTGTGGTGTGTGTGGTGCGGAAGCGTGCCCGGTAGGCCCCCGGCGTGATGCCGAGATTGCGCGCGAAGGCCCGGCGCAGGGACTCAGGTGACCCGAAGCCGGTGCGCCGGGCCACCGTGGCCATGGGGTCGTCGCTGTCTTCCAGCATCGCCTGGGCGGCTTCCATGCGGACCTGCTCGACGTAGCGGGCCGGGGTCGTGGTCATCTCGTCGTGGAACAGGCGTGTCATGTGGCGGGTGCTCACACCCGCCCGGCGCGCCATGGCGGCAAGGGTGTGTGGGGCAGCCGGGTCCTCGGCGACCGTGTCCAGGACCCGGCGCAGCATCTCCTGTCTCGCGCGCGGGGTGTGGGTACGGACACTGAACTGCGACTGGCCTCCCGGCCGCTGCATGAACACGACCATGTCCTTGGCCACAGCGCGGGCGACATCGGCGCCGAGGTGCTCCTCGACCAGGGCGAGCGAGAGGTCGATGCCCGAGCTGACGCCCGCGGACGTCATGATGTGGCCGTCGCGCACGAACAGGGCGTCCGCCTCTACGGTCACCTGCGGGTAGCGAAGAGCGAGCTGGTCGGCGAAACGCCAGTGCGTGGTCGCCTTGCGTCCGTCGAGCAGTCCGGCCGCGGCGAGGAGGAAGGCTCCGGTGCAGATGGACGCGGTGCGGCAGCTGCGCGCGTCGAGCGCCCTTATGGCGTCCAGCAGGGCGTCGTCCTTGATGAGGGAGGGCCACTCCGGGCCGCCGGGGATGACGACCACACCGCCGGCCTCCTGCACCTGCGCGGCAGCCAGGTCGACGCGCAGTCCGGTGCCGGATGCGGTGACCACGTCGGCGCCGTCCGGGGATACCGTGCGCACGCGGTAACGGCCACCGAATTCGTTGGCCGTCGTGAACACCTCGATCGGGCCGGTGACGTCGAGCAGCCGTACGCCGGGGAAGACCAGCACGCTCACCAGCAGCGGCTTCCTGCCTGACGGCATGTCCTTCATCGTGCGCCTTCCGGACGGACTGGGACCCACAGCGGAGGACACCATCATCCGCCCGGCGACGCCCGCCCGCTTCCGTACGAGTGTCGTCCGCCTCCACGCGGCATGATGCTGCGTTCCGTTGTGTGGGTCGAGGCGTCGGGTTTCGGCGCCTCACCCGCTTTCAGCGGTCGCCTGCCGTCTCGTCATGGCCGCGCATGCGGCCACAACACACTCGGATCAGGACATCGAGGCATCCGGCGGGCACTCGGCAACGGGCCTGCACGGTGCTCGATGTCCTGGTGTGAGGGCGTCATGGCGCGTGCTGTTCTGTGGCGGGAGCCGTGCTTCGCCATAGCGTCGAGGGTCCCAACAGGCCGACGGTCCCGGTGGCGGCCCGTGGGCTGCTGACGGCGGTCCGGCCGGTCACCGTCGCTGAACGTGGCGGTGACGAATCCGACACGAGAAGAGAAGGCACTCCGCGCCGTGACACCCCACGCCAGTACCAGCCGAGCGGTCCCCTCCCAGGTCGACCCGGCCCGGAGATCGTCCGTGCATCTCGGAGACCAGCCGGACGAAGCGAACGGCAGGGAACGGGGCCGACTCGGTCCCGGCTGGTTCGCGGCCGTCATGGGCAGCGGGATCGTCGCCGTCGCGGCCGCCACCCTGCCGCGCGGTTTCCCCGGGCTCAGTGAGGCCGCCACGGTGGTCTGGGCGGGGACCGCGGTGCTGCTGATCGTGCTCGCCGGCAGCTATATCGGGCAGCGGACGCTGCGGGCGCATGCCGGTGATCCGGTACTGGCCCAGTTCTTCGGGGCACCGCCGGTGGCGCTGCTCACCGTCGGGGCCGGGACGCTGCTGCTCGGCCGGCGGCTGATCGGGGAGCGTGCGGCGGTGGATGTGGACTGGGTGCTGTGGTCGGCTGGTACGGTGCTGGGTCTTGCCACCGCGTGCACGGTTCCGTATGTGATGGTCACGCGGCACCGTTTCACGCCGGACGCGGCGTTCGGCGGCTGGCTGCTGCCGGTGGTGCCGCCGATGGTCTCCGCCGCGACGGGCGCGCTGCTCGTCCCGCGCGCGCCGGCCGGGCAGGTGCGGCTGGCCCTGCTGCTGGGCTGCTACTCGATGCTCGGGCTCGGGCTGGTCGCGGTCCTGCTGGTGCTGGCCATGGTCTACAGCCGCCTGGTGCATCATGACGCGCCCGGCGGTGCGGTGGTGCCCACGGTCTGGATCGGTGTGGGGGCGCTGGATCAGGCGGTGACGGCGCTCGGGACGCTGGCCACGGCGGCTCCGAGCGCGCTGCCCGACACGTACGCGCGCGGCAGTGCGGTCGCAGCGCTCCTGGGTGGACTCGGGATCTGGGGCTTCGCCCTGCTGTGGCTCGTGTTGGCCACGACGCTGACCGTACGGGAAATCCGCAGGGGGCTGCCCTTCGCAGCCACCTGGTGGTCCTTCATCTTCCCCCTCGGTGCCTGCGTCACCGGCACCAGCGCGCTCGCCGCCCGTACCGGCTCGCAGCTGTTCGTCTGGATCGCTGTTGTCCTGTACGCCCTGCTCGTCGCCGCCTGGGCGGTGGTCGCCTGGCACTCCCTGCGCCATGCCGTCCGACAGCGTGAGCGCGCCCGCCGATGACATGCCCCGTGCACCGCTCCGCATGACGCGGACGCAATGCGAACCCGGCTGCCTGCCGACGGGCAGCCGGGTTCGCGCTGCACCGGAACCCGTGCCCATGGCAGCTCCCCGGGCGCCGTCGAGGCCGTGCTCTGCGGGCGGGCCGCCCGTCCCGCACCAGCGGATCCGTGCGCGGTCGTGGGGCGGGCCCGGAGCTTGGCGGCGACCATGGCGGCGAACACGACAGCCCAGAGCATTGTTGCGATCACCGAGGTAGTGCAGTCCCAGCTCGCAGAAGACCGAGTGCGGCATCACGGACTCGGCGCGGCCGTCTCCCAGGCCCGCTTTCAGGCCCTCCTTGATGTCTTCCTGGGCCGTGTGCGGGGTGCGGTACAGCGTCCGCCCCGGCGCGCCGGCACCCTCGAGCGCCTGTTTGCCACGGCCGGCCATACGCTCGTAGCCGGCGTGGGTGCGCAGGGCCGCCAGGTGCCGGGCAAGGCCGCCCACGGTCAGTGCGTACGAACGTCCGTTGCCGATGACGACGATCACCAACGGCCGCTCCGGTGCCGCCGCGATGTTGTTGAGGGGCCTCCCAGGCCTGCCCTCCGGTGAGTGCTCCATCGCCGACGACGGCGACGATGTGCGGGTCCGACTCTCCCGTGAGCTGAGCGGCCTTGGCCATGCCGTCGGCGTACGACAGGGCCACCGACGCGCGGCAGCGCTCGATGTGGTCGTGCGCGGACCCCTCCCGGCTGAGGTGTCCGGAGAGCCCGCTGCGCCGCCGCAAGCCGGAGGACTCACCGGCCGCCCCGTCACGATCTTGTGGATGTACGCCCGGTGCCCGACGTCCCACAGCAGCCGGTCGCGCGGGGAGTCGATGACCCGGTGCAGTGCCAGGGTCGGTTCCACGACGCCGAGGTCGGGCCCAGATGGGCTCCCGTGACCGCGACATGGCGATCAGGAAGGCGCGGATCTCCCCGGCCGGCCGACCGACCGGCTCTGGATGGCTCAGACCCTCACTGGAAGGCCGATGCCACGAGAGCCTTCTGCTCCACGGCGTGCCGGCGGGCCGAGCCGACCGCGGGCGCGGGCGCCTCGGGCCGGCTCACGCACTCCACAGCATGCCGGGCCAGCCGGTACAGACGCGGCGCGACGAACGACCACGCACCCTGGTTCTCCGGCTCCTCCTGCACCCACCGCACGTCCGCGGCCGAAGGGAAGCGGGCGAGTTCCACAGCGAGTTCCTTGTCGGGGAACGGGTAGAGGCGCTCCACGCGGACGATCGCCGTGTCGGTGGACCCCACGGTGTGCCGGTGGGCGTCGAGGTCGTAGAAGACCTTGCC of Streptomyces cynarae contains these proteins:
- a CDS encoding alpha/beta hydrolase, coding for MTFTHEHDVPAIVLVHGLWMTPRSWEHWVERYSAQGLQVIAPAWPGVEKEVEDLRADPSPIAGVGLREIVDQYEQVIRTLDRPPILIGHSFGGAIVQLLLDRGLGAAGVAIDSAGVKGVLPLPLSTLRSAWPLLRNPANRNKAVGLTFPQFRYAFANTLSEQEARAAYERYHVPGSARVLFQGAFANFNPNAATRLDPRNPDRAPLLFIAGGSDHIVPPKVNEANVRLYRKSSATTDYREFPGRSHFIVGQSGWEEVADFALAWAADQSLTRR
- a CDS encoding SpoIIE family protein phosphatase — its product is MAAPEIDYTAVFTALPSPCLVLGTDLVIADANPAFCEVTGRSRVELLGQYLFDTFPDNPADPEADGVATLKASLHRVLSSGQTDHMALQKYDIPVADNPEVFKERWWTAINVPVLGPDGKVAWIIHRSEDMTDVVRARRTAHLPSVSPGREAAMEAELYARARQLQRLNEELRQAHARERRIAVALQEAMLHSPDLARHPDVAVRYLPAAGSLNVCGDWYDAVDLPGDRFTVAVGDVVGHGLMAATVMGMLRSALSAAIRTVHGPAQALEVLGLYARSIDGAMAATAVQVVVDRHSHLLIYSSAGHPPPVLLHPDGTFELLDQATDPPLGARPEHVPRPQATTTYAPGDTLILYTDGLIERRGEDIDAGLTRLTSTLATCTDFGAEHLADALLARLDLTGGAKDDIAMVVVRLNGITRPS
- a CDS encoding carbonic anhydrase, translated to MTEIQAVTPHEAFELLLAGNQRFVAGAPEHPNQDATRRTEVAPSQRPFAVLFGCSDSRLAAEIIFDRGLGDLFVVRTAGHVMGPEVIGSIEYGVDVLDCPLVVVLGHDSCGAVGAACAALEDGMAPAGYIRDVVERVTPSVLAARAAGRMRADEILAEHIRHTVDLLLDRSRLLAERVGAGEAAVVGLCYSLADGTARLVAARGLDTPVASAP
- a CDS encoding GlxA family transcriptional regulator gives rise to the protein MPSGRKPLLVSVLVFPGVRLLDVTGPIEVFTTANEFGGRYRVRTVSPDGADVVTASGTGLRVDLAAAQVQEAGGVVVIPGGPEWPSLIKDDALLDAIRALDARSCRTASICTGAFLLAAAGLLDGRKATTHWRFADQLALRYPQVTVEADALFVRDGHIMTSAGVSSGIDLSLALVEEHLGADVARAVAKDMVVFMQRPGGQSQFSVRTHTPRARQEMLRRVLDTVAEDPAAPHTLAAMARRAGVSTRHMTRLFHDEMTTTPARYVEQVRMEAAQAMLEDSDDPMATVARRTGFGSPESLRRAFARNLGITPGAYRARFRTTHTTSDGKRA
- a CDS encoding TDT family transporter, which encodes MHLGDQPDEANGRERGRLGPGWFAAVMGSGIVAVAAATLPRGFPGLSEAATVVWAGTAVLLIVLAGSYIGQRTLRAHAGDPVLAQFFGAPPVALLTVGAGTLLLGRRLIGERAAVDVDWVLWSAGTVLGLATACTVPYVMVTRHRFTPDAAFGGWLLPVVPPMVSAATGALLVPRAPAGQVRLALLLGCYSMLGLGLVAVLLVLAMVYSRLVHHDAPGGAVVPTVWIGVGALDQAVTALGTLATAAPSALPDTYARGSAVAALLGGLGIWGFALLWLVLATTLTVREIRRGLPFAATWWSFIFPLGACVTGTSALAARTGSQLFVWIAVVLYALLVAAWAVVAWHSLRHAVRQRERARR